A region from the Populus trichocarpa isolate Nisqually-1 chromosome 18, P.trichocarpa_v4.1, whole genome shotgun sequence genome encodes:
- the LOC18107619 gene encoding endochitinase A, whose product MKGSSKIIMGATLAMVVSLAIVLALVLVLLAELYCSLLLRRRQLRSTSNTTTTTSATTTTTSTTNTSLSQSPQPQNQPPSLPLSSYYAQGVLRAPKSFLFPAVSPNKENKSAETRKEHSQLHRVLEVHTQVLNPGLSPQQIGLINISPPSTAFVSSPHQVEENPVQIRSSNACNDRECAGCGEHLVYISNPIYDNDASRPSTVDTPYETPDSSPSRLETCGSSSGEEEIALPSPSAPHSVPGTPPLTPMKKLPAKACSVSLRDARSLGTSGSDSVSNNGLSSSSSGSPCTSPSW is encoded by the coding sequence atgaagggCTCCTCCAAGATCATAATGGGAGCAACACTGGCAATGGTGGTGAGCCTTGCCATTGTTTTGGCCCTAGTTCTGGTGCTGCTAGCTGAGCTTTACTGCAGTCTTTTACTTCGCCGGCGTCAACTAAGATCCACctccaacaccaccaccaccacctctgCCACCACTACCACCACATCCACCACCAATACTTCCCTGTCGCAGTCACCACAACCCCAGAATCAACCGCCTTCTCTTCCTCTATCAAGCTACTATGCTCAGGGGGTCCTTCGGGCTCCAAAAAGTTTCTTATTCCCTGCAGTTTCAcccaacaaagaaaacaagtcggcagaaacaagaaaagaacaCTCTCAACTTCATCGTGTCCTCGAAGTCCATACCCAAGTATTAAACCCAGGTCTCAGCCCCCAGCAAATTGGTCTCATAAACATTTCACCTCCATCAACTGCCTTCGTATCTTCACCCCATCAAGTTGAAGAAAACCCTGTTCAAATTAGGAGTAGCAATGCCTGTAACGACAGGGAATGTGCTGGTTGTGGAGAACATCTTGTTTACATATCTAATCCCATTTACGACAATGATGCAAGCAGACCAAGCACGGTGGATACCCCATATGAAACTCCTGATTCTTCACCATCACGTTTGGAAACATGCGGTTCTAGTTCAGGtgaagaagaaatagccttACCATCCCCATCTGCTCCACATTCAGTCCCCGGGACCCCTCCATTGACTCCAATGAAGAAGCTCCCAGCTAAGGCTTGTTCAGTTTCATTGAGAGATGCAAGGTCTCTGGGCACTTCAGGGAGCGATTCTGTTAGTAACAATGGCCTCTCATCATCATCCTCAGGCTCTCCATGCACATCTCCTTCATGGTGA
- the LOC18107618 gene encoding uncharacterized protein LOC18107618: MLDGILGRGSGAKCKSLIKSTKNQIEVVRRKRNATLKYLKKDMADLLANGLDINAYGRAEGLLAELDQLSCYDFVEQFCDFVLKHLSVMQKLRHCPEDCREAVSSLMFAAAGLNNLPELRDLRDVFYERYGSSLELFVNQEFREKLSSKFVTTEKKIQLMQNIASEFCITWDSNAFQQRMAKTPESKKDNHGCLHSNDDRYMPNNDKDTIPKGHKHDFPSKERLECDKHEPVRAREEIVFRRDNRDILFQGRQEATLEKHQPWKEDTPLKTVRLGSSSQRKRMESVDGGSKMLDGRENSAPKRDDKDTIIRGKPDITPSYGGLWSNNDSLTAHNNYGGQHKMENSTRDVLKEEAHKLKPYYNNAIPPPYTKTNSKLKDTRHGASVGSSQIGSDINAVQKDPSRDNIANSWNSSEKIQQGSYLPDHEKQNVGLTRQDDHGHEKSNYYQNDGIGNPIPKPRSMRRRHSKSHSTHDDAGNSEDTGGVKRRSRSRRRGDDSRKGLQILFDDEHYQNDEEERMIDKLLIHYSKKPSAFEPGNVVRRKSKSRHPHQQGTTEADKSPRHTSRDGPDEISETVSAPPRSISLPHETNSSEAMKLFTRAASFQPDRSTAARHVHPKLPDYDDLAARFAALKGR; encoded by the exons atgctGGACGGGATTCTAGGCCGAGGATCTGGTGCAAAAtg TAAATCGCTGATAAAGTCGACGAAGAATCAGATCGAAGTGgtaagaagaaagagaaatgcGACTTTGAAGTATTTGAAGAAAGATATGGCTGATCTCCTTGCTAATGGCCTCGACATCAATGCTTATGGCAGA gCTGAGGGACTGCTAGCTGAATTGGACCAATTGTCTTGCTATGATTTTGTTGAGCAATTTTGTGATTTCGTGTTGAAACATCTATCAGTCATGCAGAAATTGAG GCACTGTCCTGAGGACTGTAGGGAGGCTGTTTCATCCCTGATGTTTGCTGCTGCAGGATTAAACAATTTGCCAGAGCTACGCGACCTTAGAGATGTATTTTATGAGAGATATGGGAGTTCTCTGGAATTGTTTGTGAATCAAGAG TTTCGTGAAAAGCTATCGTCAAAGTTTGTGACGACGGAGAAGAAAATTCAGTTAATGCAAAATATAGCATCGGAGTTCTGCATAACATGGGACTCCAATGCATTTCAACAGAGGATGGCCAAAACCCCAGAATCTAAAAAG GACAATCATGGGTGTTTACACAGCAATGATGACAGATACATGCCTAATAATGACAAGGACACCATCCCAAAAGGACATAAACATGATTTTCCATCGAAAGAAAGACTTGAATGTGACAAACACGAGCCAGTCAGGGCCAGGGAAGAAATTGTCTTTAGAAGGGACAACCGGGACATTCTGTTCCAGGGAAGGCAAGAAGCCACGCTGGAGAAACATCAACCTTGGAAGGAGGATACTCCCCTGAAAACTGTTAGACTAGGTAGTTCATCTCAAAGGAAAAGAATGGAAAGTGTGGATGGTGGATCCAAAATGCTAGATGGTAGGGAGAATTCTGCTCCTAAAAGGGATGACAAGGACACAATAATTCGTGGAAAGCCAGATATCACTCCTAGTTATGGAGGATTATGGTCAAACAATGATTCATTGACAGCACACAACAATTATGGTGGACAACACAAAATGGAAAACTCAACAAGAGATGTTTTGAAGGAAGAAGCACATAAGCTGAAACCTTACTATAACAATGCTATCCCCCCTCCCTACACTAAAACTAATTCTAAACTGAAGGATACCAGACATGGAGCCAGTGTAGGGTCTTCCCAGATTGGTTCTGACATTAATGCAGTTCAGAAAGATCCTTCAAGGGATAACATAGCCAATTCTTGGAACAGCTCGGAGAAAATCCAACAAGGATCATATCTGCCGGATCATGAGAAGCAGAATGTTGGACTTACAAGACAAGATGATCATGGACATgagaaaagtaattattatcagAATGATGGTATTGGTAACCCCATACCAAAACCAAGATCCATGAGGCGGAGACACTCAAAGTCACACTCCACTCATGATGATGCTGGAAATTCGGAAGATACAGGTGGTGTGAAGAGAAGGTCAAGGAGCAGGAGAAGGGGGGATGACTCAAGAAAAGGCCTGCAAATCTTGTTTGATGATGAACACTATCagaatgatgaagaagaaaggatGATAGATAAACTTTTGATACATTACAGCAAGAAACCTTCTGCGTTTGAACCTGGAAATGTGGTGAGAAGAAAGTCAAAAAGCCGTCACCCACATCAGCAAGGCACTACCGAGGCAGATAAATCCCCACGACATACCAGCAGGGACGGGCCTGATGAAATCTCAGAGACGGTTTCTGCACCACCCCGATCCATTTCACTTCCTCATGAAACAAATTCATCAGAGGCAATGAAATTGTTTACTCGAGCTGCTTCTTTTCAGCCAGACAGATCAACCGCAGCTCGGCATGTGCATCCTAAGTTACCAGATTACGACGACCTGGCAGCCCGTTTTGCAGCCTTGAAGGGGAGGTAA